Proteins encoded by one window of Hyphomicrobium nitrativorans NL23:
- a CDS encoding RrF2 family transcriptional regulator, whose translation MRLSKTTNYAIRILLDCAGAAPELVKVAEISERRDITLQNTFKIVHLLSRAGFIQAVRGRHGGVRLARPAAEIRIGDVVRSMEILRLEMETEDGAEGENQGQLAALDQLFDNALDAFISVLDEHTLEQMLKVQRPQAPRSVKPKTQRRTKAVAISGAATRRSRAQL comes from the coding sequence ATGCGCCTAAGCAAGACAACGAACTATGCCATCCGCATTCTGCTGGATTGCGCCGGAGCCGCGCCCGAACTTGTGAAGGTCGCAGAGATCTCCGAGCGGCGTGACATCACGCTCCAGAACACGTTCAAGATCGTTCATCTCCTCTCCCGGGCTGGCTTCATTCAGGCTGTACGCGGCCGCCATGGTGGGGTCCGTTTGGCCCGTCCCGCAGCCGAAATCCGCATCGGCGACGTGGTGCGGTCGATGGAGATCCTGCGCCTTGAGATGGAGACGGAAGACGGTGCCGAAGGGGAGAACCAGGGTCAGCTTGCGGCCCTTGATCAGCTTTTCGACAACGCGCTCGATGCGTTCATCAGCGTATTGGACGAGCACACCCTTGAGCAGATGCTCAAGGTGCAGCGTCCTCAGGCGCCTCGTTCTGTAAAGCCGAAGACACAGCGTCGCACGAAAGCGGTCGCAATTTCGGGTGCCGCCACCCGTCGCTCCCGAGCGCAGCTCTGA
- a CDS encoding imelysin family protein: MPQPTLRFPKIFLAFAAIVPAAGAFSATVHAEAPTADAVLATYADIAKAGYEDSLERAKALQKTIGTLLDSPSAEALATARQAWIDARAPYMQTEAYRFGNPIVDDWEGRVNAWPLDEGLIDYVAEAYGGDHPENEFYTANVIANSTLKVAGNTVDASEITPQLIRETLHEAGGIEANVASGYHAIEFLLWGQDLNGTGPGAGERPHTDYDLANCSNGNCDRRAAYLRVVTGMLVEDLAWISEQWGPEGDARAAVTENETDGLTALLTGLGSLTYGELAGERMKLGLMIHDPEEEHDCFSDNTHNSHYGNALGIRNVYLGSYKRTDGSVVSGPSVSDLVRAKSPETDEAVRAAIDKTMSQMDVLVERAKSVEAYDQMIGLGNAEGNAVVQKTIDLLVAQAKELERAIAVLDLKGIAFEGSDSLDNPDLVEGAQ, from the coding sequence TTGCCCCAGCCAACCCTAAGATTTCCAAAGATTTTCCTCGCATTTGCGGCGATTGTGCCTGCCGCGGGAGCCTTTTCTGCAACGGTTCACGCCGAAGCACCCACCGCAGACGCGGTGCTCGCCACCTATGCGGACATCGCCAAGGCGGGATATGAGGACAGCCTGGAGCGGGCGAAGGCCCTTCAAAAAACCATCGGGACACTGCTCGACAGCCCCAGCGCAGAGGCGCTGGCAACCGCGCGCCAGGCCTGGATCGACGCCCGCGCCCCTTACATGCAGACAGAGGCCTACCGCTTCGGAAACCCGATCGTCGACGATTGGGAGGGCCGCGTGAATGCGTGGCCGCTGGACGAGGGTCTGATCGACTACGTGGCCGAGGCCTATGGCGGCGACCACCCGGAAAACGAGTTCTACACCGCGAACGTGATCGCAAATTCCACACTCAAGGTTGCAGGCAATACGGTCGACGCCTCGGAGATTACGCCGCAACTCATTCGCGAGACGCTGCATGAAGCGGGTGGCATCGAGGCCAACGTGGCCTCCGGCTATCACGCTATCGAGTTCCTGCTATGGGGGCAGGACCTCAACGGAACGGGTCCGGGCGCGGGCGAGCGGCCTCATACCGACTACGACCTCGCGAATTGCTCGAACGGCAATTGCGACCGGCGCGCGGCCTATCTCCGCGTCGTGACCGGGATGCTCGTCGAGGACCTTGCCTGGATATCCGAACAGTGGGGGCCGGAGGGTGACGCGCGCGCCGCCGTTACCGAGAACGAGACGGACGGGCTCACCGCCCTGCTCACGGGGCTCGGCAGCCTCACCTACGGCGAGCTTGCGGGCGAGCGCATGAAGCTCGGCCTCATGATCCACGATCCGGAGGAGGAGCACGATTGCTTCTCGGACAACACGCACAATTCTCACTACGGCAACGCGCTCGGCATCCGCAACGTGTACCTCGGCAGCTATAAGCGTACGGACGGCAGCGTGGTTTCGGGACCGTCCGTCTCCGACCTCGTCCGCGCGAAATCGCCCGAGACGGACGAAGCGGTGCGAGCCGCCATAGACAAAACCATGAGCCAGATGGACGTGCTGGTGGAGCGCGCCAAATCCGTCGAGGCCTACGACCAGATGATCGGGCTCGGCAACGCGGAGGGCAACGCCGTGGTGCAAAAGACGATCGACCTTCTGGTCGCGCAGGCCAAGGAACTGGAGCGCGCCATTGCCGTGCTCGATCTCAAGGGCATCGCGTTCGAGGGGTCGGACAGCCTCGACAATCCCGATCTCGTCGAGGGCGCGCAGTAG
- a CDS encoding di-heme oxidoredictase family protein — protein MAKTLRDMLPPVALAALVPLAVGAVLAGNEAPPAVTITPATLEAGEEWPGGGATSRQRVDNRDAFSHFSHGIGFEGEMNFRIGNSVFRRLWVSAPSSTTASDGLGPLYNARGCQNCHIKDGRGRPPQANWPDDTAVSMILKLSIPPETDEQKRLLADRTATFIPEPVYGRQLQNVAIQGHAGEGHPHVTYTDVPVTLAGGEVVTLRRPEYSVTQLGYGLLHPDVRLSPRVAPPMIGLGLIEAIPEADIRAGADPDDADGDGISGRTNEVWSLSGQRVALGRFGWKAGVASVRDQSGIAAATDIGLSNPLMPLPSGDCTPAQTACLDAPNGNSDHTGGVELGGELFDLLVFYSENLAVPARRDPEDATVLRGKALFHHVGCAACHRPTFTTGAFEGQPHLSGQKIWPYSDFLLHDMGEGLADGWTEGDASGSEWRTAPLWGVGLTETVVGHTFLLHDGRARDVQEAILWHGGEAQRARDAYAALTPEDRAALLAFVNSL, from the coding sequence ATGGCAAAGACGCTCAGAGACATGTTGCCTCCCGTTGCGCTTGCCGCCCTCGTGCCGCTGGCGGTCGGTGCCGTGCTCGCCGGAAACGAGGCGCCTCCCGCCGTCACGATCACACCCGCGACCCTTGAGGCTGGCGAGGAATGGCCGGGCGGCGGCGCCACGTCACGGCAGCGCGTCGACAATCGCGATGCCTTCTCGCATTTCTCCCACGGCATCGGCTTCGAAGGCGAGATGAACTTCCGCATCGGAAACTCGGTGTTCCGGCGGCTGTGGGTGTCCGCACCGTCTTCCACCACGGCCTCGGACGGACTTGGGCCGCTTTACAATGCGCGCGGCTGCCAAAACTGCCACATCAAGGACGGGCGCGGGAGGCCACCCCAAGCGAACTGGCCGGACGACACGGCCGTCTCGATGATCCTCAAGCTTTCCATTCCACCCGAGACCGACGAGCAGAAACGGCTGCTTGCAGACAGGACGGCGACGTTCATTCCAGAACCCGTCTACGGCCGGCAACTGCAGAACGTCGCCATTCAGGGGCACGCGGGAGAGGGCCATCCGCACGTTACCTATACGGACGTCCCGGTGACGCTTGCGGGCGGCGAGGTGGTTACGCTGAGGCGGCCAGAGTATTCCGTGACACAGCTGGGATATGGCCTGCTGCATCCCGACGTGCGGCTTTCGCCGCGCGTGGCGCCGCCGATGATCGGGCTCGGCCTCATCGAAGCGATCCCGGAGGCGGATATCCGCGCGGGCGCCGATCCGGACGATGCGGATGGAGACGGCATTTCCGGGCGCACCAACGAAGTGTGGTCGCTCTCGGGGCAGCGCGTTGCGCTCGGGCGGTTCGGCTGGAAGGCGGGGGTTGCGAGTGTGCGCGACCAAAGCGGCATCGCGGCTGCGACCGACATCGGGCTTTCCAACCCGCTCATGCCGCTCCCATCCGGAGACTGCACGCCCGCGCAGACGGCCTGCCTCGATGCCCCCAACGGGAACTCCGACCATACGGGCGGCGTGGAGCTTGGCGGCGAATTGTTCGATCTTCTCGTCTTCTATTCGGAGAACCTTGCCGTGCCGGCGCGGCGCGATCCGGAAGATGCGACCGTCCTGAGAGGAAAAGCGCTGTTTCACCATGTGGGATGCGCTGCCTGTCATCGTCCGACATTTACGACCGGCGCGTTCGAAGGACAGCCTCATCTCAGCGGTCAAAAAATATGGCCGTATAGCGATTTCCTGCTGCACGACATGGGCGAAGGTCTTGCGGACGGATGGACAGAAGGGGATGCTAGCGGAAGCGAATGGCGGACAGCGCCGCTCTGGGGCGTGGGGCTCACCGAAACCGTCGTTGGGCACACCTTCCTGCTGCACGACGGACGGGCGCGGGACGTGCAGGAAGCCATCCTCTGGCACGGCGGTGAAGCCCAGCGCGCGCGCGATGCCTATGCGGCGCTGACGCCGGAGGATCGGGCGGCCTTACTTGCGTTCGTCAACTCTCTCTGA